Proteins encoded together in one Microbacterium sp. zg-Y625 window:
- a CDS encoding aldehyde dehydrogenase family protein, whose product MTASTSKALSSEQEAELDDVFARAQAALKIIETYDQERVDRLIRAVAWAVANRSAFHRLVEMGIEESGLGDFDSRMNKRMKIRGVLRDALRSPSVGIIEEDVERGLVKYGKPAGVIGCVVPTTNPDLTPAGNAIYAIKARDVVVFSPHPRSKRTTFETVRLMREALEAEGAPADILQCITLPSLAASQEIMRRSDLVIATGGQGLVRAAYSSGTPAYGVGAGNATEFVDETADLAETARNCMLSKTSDFGSGCSADGNVLVPRSRYEAMLQALEAEGAYLADAQQRAALQRVMWDADGHRLADTVAVSPQALARAAGFEIPDDRKFIVVEGDGIGEEHQFCKEKLTTLMAVHAYEGTFEDGVEVAKRLYDIGGKGHSCGIASTDDAHIDYFARHMPVSRIMVRQPNSKANAGSFTNGMPMTSSMGCGTWGGNITSENVSLRHYLNTTWVSRTIAEDRPSDEALFGDFYDPALEATGADAVSAA is encoded by the coding sequence ATGACCGCATCTACATCGAAGGCGCTGTCGAGCGAGCAGGAGGCTGAGCTCGACGACGTGTTCGCCCGCGCCCAGGCGGCGCTGAAGATCATCGAGACCTACGACCAGGAGCGCGTCGATCGCCTGATCCGCGCCGTCGCGTGGGCGGTGGCGAACCGTTCGGCCTTCCACCGGCTCGTGGAGATGGGGATCGAGGAATCCGGTCTCGGCGACTTCGACAGCCGGATGAACAAGCGCATGAAGATCCGCGGTGTGCTCCGCGACGCGCTCCGCTCTCCCTCGGTCGGCATCATCGAGGAGGATGTCGAGCGAGGGCTCGTCAAGTACGGCAAACCCGCGGGCGTGATCGGGTGCGTGGTCCCCACCACCAACCCCGACCTCACTCCTGCGGGCAATGCGATCTATGCCATCAAGGCACGGGACGTCGTGGTGTTCTCACCGCACCCGCGCTCGAAGCGCACCACCTTCGAGACGGTTCGGCTCATGCGGGAGGCACTCGAGGCCGAAGGTGCACCGGCCGACATCCTCCAGTGCATCACGCTGCCGAGTCTCGCGGCATCCCAGGAGATCATGCGTCGCTCCGACCTCGTCATCGCCACCGGTGGCCAGGGTCTCGTGCGCGCCGCGTACAGCTCCGGCACGCCCGCGTACGGCGTGGGGGCGGGCAACGCGACCGAGTTCGTCGATGAGACGGCCGATCTGGCGGAGACGGCACGCAACTGCATGCTCTCCAAGACCTCGGACTTCGGCTCGGGATGCTCAGCGGATGGCAACGTGCTGGTTCCGCGATCCCGCTACGAGGCCATGCTCCAGGCGCTTGAAGCCGAAGGCGCGTATCTCGCCGATGCGCAGCAGCGCGCCGCCCTGCAACGGGTGATGTGGGATGCCGACGGCCATCGGCTGGCCGACACCGTCGCGGTGTCGCCGCAGGCGCTCGCGCGGGCGGCGGGCTTCGAGATCCCCGACGACAGGAAGTTCATCGTCGTCGAAGGCGACGGGATCGGTGAGGAGCACCAGTTCTGCAAGGAGAAGCTGACGACTCTCATGGCCGTGCACGCCTACGAGGGGACGTTCGAGGACGGAGTGGAGGTCGCGAAGCGGCTCTACGACATCGGCGGGAAGGGCCACTCCTGCGGCATCGCGTCCACCGACGACGCGCACATCGACTACTTCGCCCGCCACATGCCCGTGTCGCGGATCATGGTCCGCCAGCCCAACTCGAAGGCCAACGCGGGGTCGTTCACGAACGGCATGCCCATGACGTCCTCGATGGGCTGCGGAACGTGGGGCGGGAACATCACGTCGGAGAACGTGTCCCTTCGCCACTACCTCAACACCACCTGGGTCTCGCGCACGATCGCGGAAGACCGTCCCTCCGACGAGGCGCTCTTCGGCGACTTCTACGATCCCGCGCTCGAGGCGACCGGCGCGGACGCGGTCTCCGCCGCATGA
- a CDS encoding IclR family transcriptional regulator codes for MLDRITAVFDAFGEYDEGLGVSELARHANLPKSTVSRIAGELVEQGMLDREGDTFYLGARLFEFGQTVPQPRKLRHFAYPVMAGLRDLTSQSVQLAVLDGTDVVFLAIARSEPAIRPHARIGGRLPAHATAVGKAILAFSPPDVVERVIRGGLVARTAHTITDSDALSRELLQVRGAGVAAEREECVIGRSCMASPVVAAGGEPFAAISVAGASADIRGDHLAAAVRAAAATLSQRAAVVGRMG; via the coding sequence GTGCTCGATCGCATCACGGCGGTTTTCGACGCGTTCGGTGAGTACGACGAGGGCTTGGGGGTCTCCGAGCTCGCGCGGCACGCCAACCTTCCCAAATCGACCGTCTCCCGCATTGCCGGCGAGCTCGTCGAGCAGGGGATGCTCGACCGCGAGGGCGATACGTTCTACCTCGGAGCGAGGCTGTTCGAATTCGGGCAGACGGTTCCGCAGCCGCGCAAGCTGCGTCACTTCGCGTACCCCGTGATGGCTGGGCTGCGAGACCTCACGTCCCAGTCCGTCCAGCTGGCGGTGCTCGACGGAACGGACGTCGTCTTCCTGGCCATAGCGCGAAGCGAGCCGGCGATTCGTCCGCACGCGAGGATCGGCGGACGACTCCCTGCTCATGCGACGGCCGTCGGAAAGGCCATCCTGGCCTTTTCTCCGCCGGATGTCGTCGAACGGGTCATCCGGGGCGGGCTGGTCGCGCGAACGGCGCACACGATCACGGATTCCGATGCGCTCTCGCGGGAGCTGCTGCAGGTCAGAGGAGCGGGCGTGGCCGCAGAGCGGGAAGAATGCGTGATCGGTCGCTCCTGCATGGCCAGCCCGGTCGTGGCTGCAGGAGGTGAGCCCTTCGCCGCGATCTCCGTTGCGGGAGCGTCCGCCGACATCCGGGGAGATCACCTGGCAGCAGCCGTGCGAGCCGCGGCGGCGACCCTCTCGCAGCGAGCCGCGGTGGTCGGTCGCATGGGCTGA
- a CDS encoding type II 3-dehydroquinate dehydratase, whose product MADTKAGMVPGRLFVLNGPNLNMLGLREPGVYGRATIEDIEACCRRTAAELGFDVFFGQTSAEHQLVDWVHDAFRQSAAVVINPAGYSFTSVALLDALRMLETPIVEVHITNIHSRGEVYQRSLVSTVAGAVIAGAGPYGYDLAIRTISRLTREAVV is encoded by the coding sequence GTGGCGGATACGAAAGCAGGCATGGTGCCCGGACGGCTGTTCGTGCTCAACGGGCCGAATCTCAACATGCTCGGGCTGCGAGAGCCCGGCGTGTATGGACGAGCGACCATCGAGGACATCGAGGCATGCTGCCGACGGACGGCCGCTGAGCTCGGATTCGACGTCTTCTTCGGACAGACCAGCGCTGAGCACCAACTCGTGGACTGGGTGCACGACGCGTTCCGTCAGTCGGCAGCCGTTGTGATCAATCCCGCGGGCTACAGCTTCACCTCGGTCGCTCTGCTCGATGCTCTGCGTATGCTCGAGACCCCCATCGTCGAGGTGCACATCACGAACATTCATTCACGGGGCGAGGTCTATCAGAGGTCGCTGGTGTCGACGGTCGCGGGCGCCGTGATCGCCGGCGCCGGGCCATACGGCTACGACCTCGCGATCCGAACGATCAGCCGTCTGACCCGGGAGGCTGTGGTCTGA
- a CDS encoding TRAP transporter large permease produces MDLWLYILLFVVFLFLRVPVAFAMIAASLLYFYSQGLSAGYALSSMVNGINSFPLLAVPLFIFVGSIANNLGIATRLYDLARALLPRLPGNLAYVNLGTAIGFSWISGSALADAASTSKLQIPQMLKAGYPYGFSAGLTASGSLMSTVMPPSIPAVLFAATASISTGALFAGSIIPAMMMAVGFAAYIFIWVRRHPEIAGSRPFDGGLLGRAAVRVIGPAMLPVIILGGIFSGWFTPTESAGIASVYMLALGLMYRTLNWRVFWKSAKETVVISGGILLILGASNLMGQVLAREQVTRALGEWLTGITDNPIVFLLLLNVLLILLGIPLEAAPVILVLVPILMPIIGEYGIEPVQLGVIMILNLMIGSLTPPVGAVLFVVGSITRRPMGELFRGILPFLIPLGIVLLLLTLFPVIVTALPTLLGLL; encoded by the coding sequence GTGGACCTGTGGCTCTACATCCTCTTGTTCGTCGTGTTCCTGTTCTTGCGGGTTCCTGTCGCCTTCGCCATGATCGCCGCCAGCCTGCTGTACTTCTACAGCCAGGGCCTGTCAGCGGGATACGCCCTCTCCTCCATGGTCAACGGCATCAACAGCTTCCCGCTGCTGGCCGTGCCGCTGTTCATCTTCGTCGGCAGCATCGCCAACAACCTGGGGATCGCGACACGGCTGTACGACCTGGCCCGCGCCCTGCTTCCGCGGCTGCCGGGCAATCTCGCCTACGTCAACCTCGGCACCGCGATCGGCTTCTCCTGGATCAGCGGCTCCGCCCTCGCGGACGCGGCATCGACCAGCAAGCTGCAGATTCCGCAGATGCTCAAGGCGGGGTACCCCTACGGGTTCTCGGCCGGGCTCACCGCGTCCGGCTCGCTGATGAGCACGGTCATGCCCCCGAGCATCCCTGCCGTCCTCTTCGCTGCGACCGCCTCCATCTCGACCGGCGCGTTGTTCGCCGGATCGATCATTCCCGCGATGATGATGGCCGTGGGATTCGCCGCCTACATCTTCATCTGGGTTCGGCGACACCCGGAGATCGCGGGCAGTCGCCCGTTCGACGGCGGCTTGCTCGGTCGGGCGGCGGTCCGCGTGATCGGGCCCGCGATGCTGCCGGTGATCATTCTCGGCGGCATCTTCAGCGGGTGGTTCACCCCCACCGAGAGCGCCGGAATCGCGTCGGTGTACATGCTGGCGCTCGGTCTCATGTACCGCACGCTCAACTGGCGGGTCTTCTGGAAGTCGGCGAAGGAGACGGTCGTCATCTCCGGCGGCATCCTCCTCATCCTCGGAGCATCCAACCTCATGGGCCAGGTGCTGGCCCGCGAGCAGGTGACCCGCGCGCTCGGCGAGTGGCTGACGGGCATCACGGACAACCCGATCGTCTTCCTGCTCCTGCTGAACGTGCTGCTGATCCTCCTCGGCATCCCCCTCGAGGCGGCTCCGGTGATCCTGGTGCTCGTGCCCATCCTCATGCCGATCATCGGCGAATACGGAATCGAGCCCGTCCAGCTGGGCGTCATCATGATCCTCAACCTGATGATCGGGTCTCTCACACCACCAGTCGGCGCGGTTCTCTTCGTGGTCGGCTCGATCACGCGGCGTCCGATGGGAGAGCTCTTCCGAGGGATCCTCCCTTTCCTGATCCCTCTCGGCATCGTGCTGCTGCTGCTCACCCTGTTCCCCGTCATCGTCACGGCGCTGCCGACGCTGCTCGGACTGCTGTAG
- the dctP gene encoding TRAP transporter substrate-binding protein DctP, translating to MGSNRSVRRSRYAVAGLAAAALVVTGCSGGGSPQATDAAPEEANEPVTLTVATSQNEQTPNYYCGVEVLKEELEGADMGFTVDLFPASQLGPDADRFPLVQAGDIDIDLQGASALSSTFEPIGVVDAAYAFDDVDHAFKWIDEGSEELFSSFHEATGVRIVDGWFFGNRTFTTKDLEVRSPADLGGAPIRFPNSPQFLANAEALGVTSPVSVAVEEVYSALQQGIAVGQENPIVATRSSSYDEVLNTIVLNDHNIGIHWLIVSDKTYDKMNDEQAALLEQTLHDIRPDNRACVEESTEEILDEYRGDSAYTVIEKEDIDMDAFISQAEEFFGGYYSGDTLTAYEAIRDMAG from the coding sequence ATGGGCAGCAACCGATCGGTCCGTCGAAGCCGTTACGCCGTGGCGGGGCTCGCAGCAGCAGCCCTCGTCGTCACGGGCTGCTCCGGAGGCGGGAGCCCGCAGGCGACGGACGCGGCCCCGGAGGAGGCGAACGAGCCGGTCACCCTCACCGTCGCGACCAGCCAGAACGAGCAGACACCCAACTATTACTGCGGAGTCGAGGTCCTGAAGGAAGAACTCGAGGGAGCCGACATGGGCTTCACCGTGGATCTCTTCCCCGCCAGCCAGCTCGGCCCCGACGCGGATCGATTCCCGCTGGTGCAGGCCGGTGACATCGACATCGATCTGCAGGGCGCGTCAGCGCTGAGCTCGACCTTCGAACCGATCGGGGTCGTCGACGCTGCCTACGCCTTCGACGACGTCGATCACGCCTTCAAGTGGATCGATGAAGGCTCCGAAGAGCTCTTCTCCTCGTTTCACGAGGCCACCGGCGTGAGGATCGTGGACGGCTGGTTCTTCGGGAACCGGACCTTCACCACCAAGGACCTCGAGGTGAGGAGCCCTGCTGACCTCGGCGGTGCACCCATCCGGTTCCCCAATTCGCCGCAGTTCCTCGCCAACGCCGAGGCGCTCGGGGTGACCAGCCCCGTCTCGGTCGCCGTGGAGGAGGTCTATTCGGCGCTGCAGCAGGGGATCGCGGTCGGGCAGGAGAACCCCATCGTGGCAACGCGTTCGTCGAGCTATGACGAAGTGCTCAACACGATCGTGCTCAACGACCACAACATCGGCATCCACTGGCTCATCGTCAGCGACAAGACCTACGACAAGATGAACGACGAGCAGGCCGCGCTGCTGGAGCAGACTCTCCACGACATCCGCCCGGACAACCGCGCGTGCGTCGAGGAGTCGACCGAGGAGATCCTGGACGAGTACCGCGGCGATAGCGCGTACACGGTCATCGAGAAGGAGGACATCGACATGGATGCCTTCATCAGCCAGGCCGAGGAGTTCTTCGGCGGCTATTACTCCGGCGACACCCTGACCGCCTACGAGGCGATCCGCGACATGGCCGGCTGA
- a CDS encoding Gfo/Idh/MocA family protein, producing the protein MISAGSKIVRIAVVGAGFMGRQHIGFIRGSSRAELVAVVDPRADALTGLDCPVFSETRSMLDTVHPDAVVVANPNAAHVDTARECIEAGAAVLLEKPMASSYSAALRLADTVARQRARLLVGHQRRHHPAIARARAAIHAGEIGQVVAVSGMWSARKDDAYFTDTPWHSEPGAGVTLINLVHDLDLLRHLFGEPAEVQAMSSRHARGLDVEDTVSVNLRFESGVMGSFLASDAGVSPWGWDQATEDAAAFPFIPDMDAYRVVGTRGALSLPNLARFSYDAGVSPDWHSPLSRTHLSASPRNSFEAQLDHFIDVAVGAAEPLISAADALGTLALVEAIASSARTGEPVDLARFRAALASRAGAET; encoded by the coding sequence ATGATCTCAGCCGGCTCGAAGATCGTCCGTATCGCGGTGGTCGGCGCCGGGTTCATGGGGCGTCAGCACATCGGGTTCATCCGCGGATCTTCGCGCGCCGAACTGGTCGCCGTGGTCGATCCCCGCGCGGACGCCCTGACCGGGCTGGATTGCCCCGTGTTCAGCGAGACCCGTTCAATGCTCGATACCGTGCACCCTGACGCGGTCGTGGTCGCCAACCCCAACGCGGCCCACGTGGACACCGCTCGAGAATGCATCGAGGCCGGAGCCGCCGTCCTCCTCGAAAAGCCCATGGCGAGCTCGTACTCGGCTGCGCTGCGCTTGGCGGACACGGTCGCGCGGCAGCGCGCGCGCCTGCTCGTCGGTCACCAGCGCAGGCATCATCCCGCGATTGCGCGGGCGCGTGCCGCCATCCACGCCGGCGAGATCGGTCAGGTCGTCGCGGTGAGCGGAATGTGGTCGGCGCGCAAGGACGACGCGTACTTCACGGACACGCCCTGGCACAGCGAGCCCGGCGCTGGGGTCACACTGATCAACCTCGTGCACGACCTCGATCTGCTGCGCCATCTCTTCGGCGAACCCGCCGAGGTCCAGGCCATGTCGAGCAGACATGCCCGCGGTCTCGACGTCGAGGACACCGTCTCGGTGAATCTGCGATTCGAGAGCGGCGTGATGGGCAGCTTTCTGGCATCCGATGCCGGGGTTTCACCGTGGGGCTGGGATCAGGCCACCGAGGATGCTGCGGCGTTCCCGTTCATCCCGGACATGGACGCCTATCGCGTCGTCGGCACGCGCGGCGCCTTGTCGTTGCCCAATCTCGCCAGGTTCTCCTATGACGCGGGGGTCTCCCCGGACTGGCATTCGCCGCTTTCACGCACTCATCTGTCCGCAAGCCCTCGGAATTCGTTCGAGGCACAGCTCGATCACTTCATCGATGTGGCGGTCGGCGCCGCAGAGCCGTTGATCTCCGCTGCCGATGCGCTCGGCACCTTGGCACTCGTCGAGGCGATCGCCTCCTCTGCCCGCACCGGTGAGCCCGTTGATCTCGCTCGCTTCCGAGCGGCCCTCGCATCACGAGCGGGGGCAGAGACGTAG
- a CDS encoding TRAP transporter small permease — translation MTDEERAFDAPEDPPRAEGAESPAAEKPALEDSIFPPTRTFYTAPKLNEGVPPDPAFIRALSAVEITIGVTLFALIVFGVMYQVLGRYFPAVSWVGAGELALLSMIALTFITAGYLVGRNGHIVLEIFDEMLAGTRWFVALRVVSAVIMVLTSLALAYEAWVKIDTEWGRLSAAMHVPMGVLYVFALVGFLSAAVQSAFKIPFAARPERKLDIDEMEI, via the coding sequence ATGACCGACGAAGAGCGCGCGTTCGATGCGCCTGAGGATCCTCCCCGCGCGGAGGGCGCTGAGTCTCCTGCCGCGGAGAAGCCCGCGCTCGAGGACTCCATCTTCCCGCCCACGAGGACCTTCTACACCGCACCGAAGCTGAACGAGGGGGTTCCCCCTGACCCGGCCTTCATCAGAGCCCTCTCTGCTGTCGAGATCACCATCGGCGTGACGCTGTTCGCCTTGATCGTCTTCGGCGTGATGTACCAGGTGCTGGGACGCTACTTCCCCGCCGTCAGCTGGGTGGGAGCCGGCGAGCTCGCGCTCCTGTCGATGATCGCGCTGACCTTCATCACCGCCGGCTATCTCGTGGGGCGCAATGGCCACATCGTGCTCGAGATCTTCGATGAGATGCTCGCCGGGACCCGGTGGTTCGTGGCACTGCGCGTCGTGTCCGCCGTGATCATGGTGCTCACGAGCCTGGCGCTCGCCTACGAGGCGTGGGTGAAGATCGACACCGAGTGGGGGAGGCTGAGCGCCGCGATGCACGTGCCGATGGGTGTGCTGTACGTGTTCGCTCTGGTCGGCTTCCTGTCGGCCGCCGTGCAGTCCGCCTTCAAGATCCCTTTCGCCGCCCGCCCGGAGCGCAAGCTCGACATCGACGAGATGGAGATCTGA
- a CDS encoding citryl-CoA lyase produces the protein MSASLDGDAAVTSPQPDAEALVAEARQWWQTDIIDIHPGEIALRGYPIEELIGNVGFVDTIWLMLRGELPSRAHAALFEAALVASVDHGPQAPSIAIARMAVTCGVPVNGAMASAINVLDDIHGGPGQQCMELYLEIDAEMEETGALDQAVDRVLQRWRDAGIRYVPGFGHRFHPLDPRTPRLLSLVDDAVAEGIVGGRFAAIGRAVADAISSGRAAPIPMNVDGVTAVIYCELGLPPELGRGVFILARSVGILAHASEQMKQGGRIKGPMPKSLGYTYTGPAHRPVPRNDDQGRPRS, from the coding sequence ATGAGCGCGTCCCTGGACGGCGACGCTGCCGTCACGTCGCCGCAACCCGACGCCGAAGCCCTCGTCGCGGAGGCTCGGCAGTGGTGGCAGACCGACATCATCGACATCCACCCCGGTGAGATCGCCCTGCGCGGCTATCCCATCGAGGAGCTCATCGGCAACGTCGGTTTCGTCGACACGATCTGGCTGATGCTGCGGGGAGAGCTGCCGTCGCGTGCCCACGCCGCCTTGTTCGAGGCGGCTCTGGTGGCATCCGTCGACCACGGCCCGCAGGCGCCGTCGATCGCGATCGCGCGGATGGCGGTCACCTGTGGGGTGCCGGTCAACGGGGCGATGGCCTCGGCGATCAACGTGCTCGACGACATCCACGGCGGACCCGGCCAGCAGTGCATGGAGCTGTATCTCGAGATCGACGCGGAGATGGAGGAAACCGGCGCCCTCGACCAGGCGGTCGACCGGGTGCTTCAGCGGTGGCGTGATGCCGGCATACGCTACGTCCCCGGCTTCGGGCATCGCTTCCATCCCCTCGACCCCCGCACCCCCAGGCTTCTGTCGCTGGTCGATGACGCGGTCGCCGAGGGCATCGTCGGCGGGAGGTTCGCCGCCATCGGCCGCGCGGTGGCTGATGCGATCAGCTCCGGCAGGGCCGCACCCATCCCGATGAACGTCGACGGGGTCACCGCGGTCATCTACTGCGAGCTGGGGCTACCCCCCGAGCTCGGGCGCGGTGTCTTCATCCTCGCCCGCTCGGTCGGCATCCTCGCCCATGCCAGCGAGCAGATGAAGCAGGGCGGCCGTATCAAGGGCCCGATGCCGAAATCCCTCGGCTACACCTACACCGGACCCGCCCACCGGCCGGTTCCGCGCAATGACGATCAAGGAAGGCCCCGCTCATGA
- a CDS encoding thiamine pyrophosphate-binding protein produces MKDLVSNQITRYLESRDVTHVFGLCGHTNIALLAALEKSDRIAFVNVRHEQIAAHAADGYARATKQTAVVLTHLGPGLTNAATGVANAALDSIPMVVIAGDVPSHYYGKHPHQEVNLHADAAQYEIYRPFVKRAWRVDKPQLVAEVLDKAFTLAASGRPGPVLVDVPMDVFSAHVEVESFDRVISGTRALVKPSLDEAAAERIVQNLLEADRPVLYVGGGIIGAGASPELVEFAEHLSLPVAHSLMGKGAVPDDNPLVLGMTGFWGTAFTNETTRTADWILALGTRFAEADSSSWYPEYTFDIPATRLMQIDIDPAELGRNYPLEIGALADLKSALAVLLRVARRLAPEGVQRPELVAQIAASRDAVRRGNVEAQSSDAWPMRPERILSETREVLPGDAIITTDVGWNKNGVGQQFDILTPGTFLTPGGFATMGFGAPAAVGAKIGCPDRVVVSLVGDGGFGQNPAVLATAREENVAVVWVVMNNNAFGTIAGLEKAAFDTTYGTVFGSAEDPMYTDFAKIAEAYGVTGIKIESAAEFKPALERAIAAGGPVVIDVSMVNVPTPTTGHWNILDIYSPGETIEHVATH; encoded by the coding sequence ATGAAGGATCTCGTCTCGAACCAGATCACCCGATATCTCGAATCCCGTGACGTGACGCACGTCTTCGGCCTGTGCGGCCACACGAACATCGCGCTGCTGGCGGCCCTCGAGAAGAGCGACCGGATCGCCTTCGTGAACGTGCGCCACGAGCAGATCGCCGCGCACGCCGCGGACGGATACGCCCGCGCGACGAAGCAGACGGCCGTCGTCCTGACGCACCTGGGGCCGGGACTGACCAACGCCGCGACGGGGGTGGCCAACGCCGCGCTCGACTCGATCCCGATGGTCGTCATCGCCGGCGATGTGCCCTCGCACTACTACGGCAAGCACCCCCACCAGGAGGTCAACCTCCACGCCGATGCCGCGCAGTACGAGATCTACCGCCCGTTCGTCAAGCGTGCGTGGCGGGTCGACAAGCCACAGCTGGTCGCCGAGGTCCTGGACAAGGCGTTCACCCTCGCGGCGAGCGGGAGACCAGGTCCCGTGCTCGTGGACGTGCCCATGGACGTCTTCTCGGCGCACGTCGAGGTCGAGTCCTTCGACCGTGTCATCAGCGGCACGCGTGCTCTCGTGAAGCCGAGCCTCGACGAGGCGGCCGCCGAACGCATCGTCCAGAACCTCCTCGAGGCCGATCGCCCGGTGCTCTACGTCGGCGGCGGGATCATCGGCGCGGGGGCGTCACCGGAACTCGTCGAGTTCGCGGAGCATCTGTCGCTCCCCGTCGCTCACAGCCTGATGGGCAAGGGCGCGGTGCCGGACGACAATCCCCTCGTGCTCGGCATGACCGGGTTCTGGGGCACGGCCTTCACGAATGAGACCACGCGGACAGCCGACTGGATCCTCGCGTTGGGCACCCGGTTCGCCGAAGCCGATTCGAGCTCGTGGTATCCGGAGTACACCTTCGACATCCCGGCGACCAGGCTCATGCAGATCGACATCGATCCCGCCGAGCTGGGTCGTAACTATCCGCTGGAGATCGGCGCGCTCGCCGACCTCAAATCCGCGCTGGCGGTGCTTCTTCGCGTGGCGCGCCGACTGGCGCCCGAGGGCGTGCAGCGGCCCGAGCTCGTGGCGCAGATCGCCGCGAGCCGCGACGCGGTGCGGCGCGGCAACGTCGAGGCGCAGTCATCCGATGCGTGGCCCATGCGCCCCGAGCGCATCCTCTCCGAGACCAGGGAGGTCCTCCCCGGCGACGCGATCATCACCACGGACGTCGGCTGGAACAAGAACGGTGTGGGACAGCAGTTCGACATCCTGACTCCCGGCACCTTCCTCACGCCCGGTGGCTTCGCGACGATGGGGTTCGGGGCTCCGGCCGCCGTCGGGGCGAAGATCGGATGCCCGGACCGGGTGGTCGTGTCGCTCGTCGGCGACGGGGGGTTCGGCCAGAACCCCGCCGTTCTCGCCACGGCCCGCGAGGAGAACGTCGCGGTGGTCTGGGTCGTGATGAACAACAACGCGTTCGGCACCATTGCGGGGCTGGAGAAGGCGGCGTTCGACACCACATACGGAACGGTGTTCGGAAGCGCGGAGGACCCCATGTACACCGACTTCGCCAAGATCGCCGAGGCCTACGGGGTCACCGGAATCAAGATCGAGTCCGCCGCGGAGTTCAAGCCGGCCCTCGAGCGCGCCATCGCCGCCGGCGGGCCCGTGGTGATCGACGTGTCGATGGTGAATGTGCCCACCCCGACCACGGGCCACTGGAACATCCTCGACATCTACTCCCCGGGCGAGACGATCGAGCACGTCGCCACCCACTGA